From Daphnia pulicaria isolate SC F1-1A chromosome 4, SC_F0-13Bv2, whole genome shotgun sequence, one genomic window encodes:
- the LOC124337205 gene encoding histone H2A-beta, sperm-like — protein MEMGLVSLRSSVSGKSVSFADMSQESEDDEVHRVPSTGRGILKKSSPKRTRIRFPVKKLKFRMLSDYSIDICKFAPVYMAAVLEYLVTEVISFAGEAANARMSKIKPRHLQIVFQNNEELRELMTGEDRSIASMLDEPSSSD, from the exons atggaaatgggtTTAGTTTCATTACGTTCCTCTGTCAGTGGTAAATCGGTTTCATTTGCTGACATGTCACAA GAATCTGAGGATGATGAAGTCCACAGGGTACCATCTACTGGTCGTGGGATCTTGAAGAAATCGTCACCAAAGAGAACCAGAATCCGATTTCctgttaaaaaattgaaattcagaaTGCTTTCTGATTACTCGATCGACATTTGCAAATTTGCGCCGGTTTATATGGCAGCTGTTCTCGAATATTTAGTAACCGaagttatttcatttgctGGGGAAGCTGCCAATGCCCGAATGTCTAAAATCAAACCACGTCACTTGCagattgtttttcaaaacaacGAAGAATTACGCGAACTTATGACTGGCGAGGACAGATCAATAG CATCCATGCTTGATGAACCGAGCAGCAGTGATTAG
- the LOC124337040 gene encoding phosphatidylinositol 3-kinase regulatory subunit alpha-like isoform X2, producing the protein MSELQRAPTLPPRLNRRLSQTDFSSSAPVAAAAAGETCLRLISDAEWYWKNISREEIDDLMKDTPDGTFLVRDSSSKAGEYTLTLRKGGCNKLVKICCNRHGRYGFSEPYNFHSVPELINFYRSVSLAQYNPTLNVKLLYPVSSFQNAEEPESGNDVEKMRKRLEDAHNEYLKRSQQYDQYHNDYSQCSQEIQFKKQASDAFNEVVVMFEEQLRLHEKFEREAHRHEVHSLKENYQLLKFQMVNLKQTSQELQNQLRVQTVLSRNLDREMNALKPELHQLCKTRDLLQMKFLAMIQVYLQQHPSSVHADSQYWLLPDYTRPDAERFLTGKADGTFLIRRSAGSAPFALSIACSNIKKTPVGHILIHRSERGFGFTEPYLLFPTLNDLVVYYAGHSLEELNPLITTTLAHPLHGPQPPEGNHSTPVSPAADAVVATTAEGYLSF; encoded by the exons atgtcggaATTACAACGAGCGCCCACTTTACCACCTCGACTTAATCGGCGGTTATCTCAGACGGACTTTAGTAGTAGTGCAcctgttgcagcagcagccgctggCGAGACGTGCTTGCGTCTCATCAGCGATGCCGAGTGGTACTGGAAGAATATCAGCCGCGAAGAAATCGACGATCTGATGAAGGACACGCCCGATGGAACGTTTCTGGTCCGCGATTCCTCCTCCAAAGCCGGCGAGTACACCCTGACACTCCGCAAAGGCGGATGCAACAAATTGGTCAAGATCTGCTGCAATCGACACGGTCGTTACGGATTTTCAGAGCCCTACAATTTCCATTCCGTGCCGGAACTCATCAATTTTTATCGATCCGTCTCCTTGGCCCAGTACAATCCGACATTAAATGTCAAATTACTTTATCCAGTTTCAAGCTTCCAGAAT GCGGAAGAACCGGAATCGGGCAACGACGTGGAGAAAATGCGGAAGCGACTGGAAGATGCCCATAACGAGTATTTAAAACGCTCCCAACAGTACGACCAATACCACAATGATTACTCGCAGTGCTCGCAAGAAATCCAGTTCAAGAAACAAGCTTCAGACGccttcaatgaagttgtcgtCATGTTCGAGGAGCAACTGCGATTGCACGAAAAGTTCGAGCGCGAGGCTCACCGCCACGAAGTCCACAGTCTCAAGGAGAACTACCAGCTGCTCAAGTTCCAGATGGTCAATTTGAAACAGACCAGCCAAGAGTTGCAGAATCAATTGCGGGTCCAAACGGTCCTCAGCCGCAATTTAGATCGGGAGATGAACGCCCTGAAACCCGAATTGCATCAGCTCTGCAAAACCAGAGATCTTCTCCAGATGAAATTCTTGGCGATGATACAGGTTTATTTGCAGCAGCATCCATCCAGCGTTCACGCCGACAGCCAATATTGGCTCCTACCTGATTACACCCGACCGGATGCCGAGCGATTTCTCACCGGCAAAGCCGACGGGACGTTCCTGATCCGCCGCAGCGCCGGAAGCGCTCCTTTTGCTCTCTCGATCGCTTGTTCTAATATTAAGAAAACACCCGTCGGACACATTCTGATTCATCGATCGGAGCGAGGATTCGGTTTCACCGAGCCGTACCTTCTATTCCCGACTCTGAATGATTTGGTCGTCTACTACGCCGGCCACTCGCTGGAAGAACTGAATCCACTCATAACTACCACCTTGGCCCACCCGTTGCACGGGCCTCAACCTCCTGAAGGCAATCATTCAACCCCTGTCAGTCCAGCTGCTGATGCGGTGGTTGCCACCACTGCCGAAGgttatttatctttttaa
- the LOC124337210 gene encoding larval cuticle protein 2-like, translating into MKLFVIAAVLAVAAATSYPSNYAPSSYKDNKYAGITIVSQSDERNLDASSKWSYAGSDYTTREESQVQKKMQGASYDSYGKATYEDVMGNTNKGSSYWVSPEGEKVTLTWSADEAGFQPKGDHLPVHVPFNGKGYKIY; encoded by the exons ATGAAACTG TTCGTTATCGCCGCTGTCTTGGCCGTCGCTGCTGCCACCAGCTACCCTTCCAACTATGCTCCTTCCAGCTACAAGGATAACAAGTACGCCGGAATCACCATCGTCAGCCAATCCGATGAGCGCAACCTTGACGCCAGCAGCAAGTGGAG CTACGCCGGATCCGACTACACCACCCGTGAAGAGTCCCAGGTCCAGAAGAAGATGCAAGGAGCCTCTTACGATTCTTACGGAAAGGCCACCTACGAGGATGTTATGGGCAACACCAACAAGGGATCTTCCTACTGGGTCTCCCCCGAAGGCGAGAAAGTTACTTTGACCTGGTCCGCCGATGAGGCCGGTTTCCAGCCAAAGGGCGACCACTTGCCAGTTCATGTCCCATTCAACGGCAAGGGTTACAAGATTTACTAA
- the LOC124337040 gene encoding phosphatidylinositol 3-kinase regulatory subunit alpha-like isoform X1, translated as MSELQRAPTLPPRLNRRLSQTDFSSSAPVAAAAAGETCLRLISDAEWYWKNISREEIDDLMKDTPDGTFLVRDSSSKAGEYTLTLRKGGCNKLVKICCNRHGRYGFSEPYNFHSVPELINFYRSVSLAQYNPTLNVKLLYPVSSFQNQAEEPESGNDVEKMRKRLEDAHNEYLKRSQQYDQYHNDYSQCSQEIQFKKQASDAFNEVVVMFEEQLRLHEKFEREAHRHEVHSLKENYQLLKFQMVNLKQTSQELQNQLRVQTVLSRNLDREMNALKPELHQLCKTRDLLQMKFLAMIQVYLQQHPSSVHADSQYWLLPDYTRPDAERFLTGKADGTFLIRRSAGSAPFALSIACSNIKKTPVGHILIHRSERGFGFTEPYLLFPTLNDLVVYYAGHSLEELNPLITTTLAHPLHGPQPPEGNHSTPVSPAADAVVATTAEGYLSF; from the exons atgtcggaATTACAACGAGCGCCCACTTTACCACCTCGACTTAATCGGCGGTTATCTCAGACGGACTTTAGTAGTAGTGCAcctgttgcagcagcagccgctggCGAGACGTGCTTGCGTCTCATCAGCGATGCCGAGTGGTACTGGAAGAATATCAGCCGCGAAGAAATCGACGATCTGATGAAGGACACGCCCGATGGAACGTTTCTGGTCCGCGATTCCTCCTCCAAAGCCGGCGAGTACACCCTGACACTCCGCAAAGGCGGATGCAACAAATTGGTCAAGATCTGCTGCAATCGACACGGTCGTTACGGATTTTCAGAGCCCTACAATTTCCATTCCGTGCCGGAACTCATCAATTTTTATCGATCCGTCTCCTTGGCCCAGTACAATCCGACATTAAATGTCAAATTACTTTATCCAGTTTCAAGCTTCCAGAAT CAGGCGGAAGAACCGGAATCGGGCAACGACGTGGAGAAAATGCGGAAGCGACTGGAAGATGCCCATAACGAGTATTTAAAACGCTCCCAACAGTACGACCAATACCACAATGATTACTCGCAGTGCTCGCAAGAAATCCAGTTCAAGAAACAAGCTTCAGACGccttcaatgaagttgtcgtCATGTTCGAGGAGCAACTGCGATTGCACGAAAAGTTCGAGCGCGAGGCTCACCGCCACGAAGTCCACAGTCTCAAGGAGAACTACCAGCTGCTCAAGTTCCAGATGGTCAATTTGAAACAGACCAGCCAAGAGTTGCAGAATCAATTGCGGGTCCAAACGGTCCTCAGCCGCAATTTAGATCGGGAGATGAACGCCCTGAAACCCGAATTGCATCAGCTCTGCAAAACCAGAGATCTTCTCCAGATGAAATTCTTGGCGATGATACAGGTTTATTTGCAGCAGCATCCATCCAGCGTTCACGCCGACAGCCAATATTGGCTCCTACCTGATTACACCCGACCGGATGCCGAGCGATTTCTCACCGGCAAAGCCGACGGGACGTTCCTGATCCGCCGCAGCGCCGGAAGCGCTCCTTTTGCTCTCTCGATCGCTTGTTCTAATATTAAGAAAACACCCGTCGGACACATTCTGATTCATCGATCGGAGCGAGGATTCGGTTTCACCGAGCCGTACCTTCTATTCCCGACTCTGAATGATTTGGTCGTCTACTACGCCGGCCACTCGCTGGAAGAACTGAATCCACTCATAACTACCACCTTGGCCCACCCGTTGCACGGGCCTCAACCTCCTGAAGGCAATCATTCAACCCCTGTCAGTCCAGCTGCTGATGCGGTGGTTGCCACCACTGCCGAAGgttatttatctttttaa
- the LOC124337036 gene encoding uncharacterized protein LOC124337036, protein MKQFCTVVFASVICIVSSIEPTGWSYASVHQLPYFNAPTSLEPVQDVAFHPESRVPQKADQDTMLVLGSHVRCLKELQALKERLDGTTDCTASDLKKEFLEISKRLAETNTIVLNLKKEMTEMSRHSTETAQRLAETNADVLNLKKTLNASVLELTATKNNLMDMTAAFADLEKESERNSDGLEQANAKMEVLKTELKKTTTDLAALKLHSANATTSLASVDANFIAIRQDLNVIKADVIALKATSSSDKPSSIGKIPASCADLRQLGNGKSGLYNIKSDKKVKIAYCDFTKPSTDSGFQNSIGSLDVKSLTTSFYVQLGKDFSESRSPIPFVKELLNVGGAYNGTSRKFTAPVTGKYFFTFTGVVAFPATVSDNSYLQLALYKNGGEIGRAFSDEMSDIRKHGTISLQSTLDLTKGDQIWPMISFIAPSVYLVGHGYTHYSGFLLDEDIM, encoded by the exons ATGAAGCAATTC TGTACAGTTGTGTTCGCCTCGGTGATCTGTATCGTTTCCTCCATTGAACCGACCGGATGGAGTTACGCCTCCGTACATCAACTTCCTTATTTTAATGCACCGACATCACTGGAACCCGTGCAGGATGTGGCATTTCATCCGGAAAGTCGCGTACCCCAGAAGGCCGACCAAGACACCATGTTGGTTCTAGGGTCTCATGTGAGATGTCTAAAGGAATTGCAAG CACTGAAGGAGCGATTGGATGGAACTACGGATTGTACCGCTTCTGATTTAAAGAAAGAATTCTTAG aaatttcaaAGCGTCTAGCGGAAACAAATACAATTGTGCTGAATTTGAAGAAGGAAATGACAG AAATGTCACGCCATTCGACGGAAACTGCGCAACGGTTAGCTGAAACGAATGCCgatgttttgaatttgaaaaagacgTTAAATG CATCTGTGCTTGAGCTAACGGCGACTAAGAATAACTTGATGGATATGACAGCAGCTTTTGCCGACCTTGAAAAGGAGTCAGAAA GAAATTCGGACGGTTTAGAACAAGCAAATGCGAAAATGGAGGTCTTAAAAACTGAATTGAAAA AGACTACGACGGATCTGGCGGCCTTAAAATTACATTCAGCTAATGCAACGACATCTCTTGCAAGTGTTGATGCGAATTTTATTG CGATTCGACAAGATTTGAATGTCATCAAGGCTGATGTTATTGCTTTAAAag CAACAAGTTCGAGTGACAAACCCTCATCCATCGGAAAAATTCCGGCTTCCTGTGCCGACTTACGACAGTTAGGAAACGGAAAAAGTGGATTGTATAATATAAAATCAGACAAAAAGGTCAAGATTGCGTATTGCGATTTTACCAAGCCGTCTACCGACTCAG GTTTCCAAAATTCAATTGGATCCTTAGACGTGAAATCCTTGACTACTTCCTTTTACGTTCAATTGGGCAAGGATTTTAGCGAATCCAGATCTCCGATTCCATTCGTCAAGGAGTTACTAAACGTGGGAGGAGCCTACAATGGAACGAGTCGAAAATTCACGGCACCCGTCacgggaaaatattttttcaccttTACTGGAGTAGTGGCTTTCCCGGCAACCGTGTCTGATAATTCTTATTTGCAATTGGCTCTGTACAAGAACGGTGGCGAAATTGGGCGGGCTTTTTCTGACGAGATGAGTGACATTCGCAAACACGGCACCATTTCTTTGCAGTCAACACTCGATTTGACCAAAGGTGATCAAATATGGCCAATGATTTCCTTTATCGCACCGAGCGTTTATTTGGTTGGCCATGGCTATACTCATTATTCTGGTTTCTTGCTCGACGAGGATATTATGTga